A genomic region of Arachis hypogaea cultivar Tifrunner chromosome 5, arahy.Tifrunner.gnm2.J5K5, whole genome shotgun sequence contains the following coding sequences:
- the LOC112802056 gene encoding leucine-rich repeat extensin-like protein 2, with the protein MDNTWRLAFLMILTLHSTTIVAEFGVVGGVGVGVGVGNGGGGGVVWVGGGVNNPQPSGSSSESKLDGAYTALQAWKSAITDDPKKILGTWVGPNVCSYKGVFCDFTEDEMGASASAFPVVAGIDLNHANLQGTLVKELSLLTDMSLFHLNSNRFAGTVPDEFRDLNSLEEFDLSNNQFSGSFPSATLYMPSLIYLDLRFNYFSGTIPQELFYKNLDALFLNNNQFEGEIPQNLGNSPASVINLANNKLSGNIPASFGFMGSKLKEILFLNNQLTGCIPEGVGLFTEIQVLDVSYNTLMGHVPDTLSCLQDIQVLNLAHNKLSGELSDVICSLRSLANLTVAYNFFSGFSQQCSRLFFRNVGFDVSLNCIPGRDMQRPQPECSVIPGGSLSCLRIPTPKPLVCGSLAVSASKHTNSTSSSP; encoded by the coding sequence ATGGACAATACCTGGAGACTTGCTTTTCTTATGATCCTCACCCTTCATTCAACCACAATAGTAGCTGAATTTGGTGTTGTTGGTGGTGtaggtgttggtgttggtgttggcaATGGTGGTGGAGGAGGAGTGGTTTGGGTTGGGGGAGGGGTTAACAACCCACAACCCTCTGGATCTTCTTCAGAATCAAAGCTGGATGGAGCTTACACAGCGCTACAGGCATGGAAATCTGCAATCACTGATGACCCAAAGAAAATTCTAGGAACATGGGTTGGTCCAAATGTGTGTTCTTACAAAGGGGTTTTTTGTGATTTTACTGAAGATGAAATGGGTGCATCTGCATCAGCATTCCCTGTAGTTGCAGGCATAGATCTCAACCATGCAAATCTCCAAGGAACCCTTGTCAAAGAGCTATCTTTACTCACTGACATGTCCCTTTTCCACCTTAACAGTAACAGGTTCGCTGGTACTGTCCCTGATGAATTCAGAGACCTCAACTCTCTTGAAGAATTTGACCTCAGCAACAACCAATTCTCAGGTTCTTTCCCTTCTGCTACTTTGTACATGCCAAGCCTCATCTACTTGGACCTCAGGTTCAACTACTTCTCCGGGACAATCCCTCAAGAACTCTTCTACAAGAATCTTGATGCACTGTTTCTCAACAACAATCAATTTGAAGGTGAAATCCCTCAGAATCTTGGAAATTCCCCTGCATCAGTGATAAATTTAGCCAACAACAAGTTGAGTGGGAACATCCCAGCAAGTTTTGGATTCATGGGTTCTAAATTGAAGGAGATTCTGTTCCTGAATAACCAGTTAACTGGTTGCATCCCTGAAGGAGTGGGGCTATTCACTGAGATTCAAGTTCTGGATGTTAGCTACAATACTCTCATGGGTCATGTGCCAGACACATTGTCTTGTCTGCAAGACATTCAAGTCCTTAACTTGGCACATAACAAGCTTTCTGGGGAGTTATCAGATGTAATATGCTCTCTGAGGAGCCTTGCAAATTTGACTGTTGCTTACAATTTCTTTTCTGGGTTCAGCCAACAATGTTCAAGGCTTTTCTTCAGGAATGTGGGTTTTGATGTCTCACTTAACTGCATTCCTGGAAGGGACATGCAGAGACCTCAACCTGAGTGTTCTGTGATCCCAGGTGGTAGTCTAAGTTGTCTCAGAATTCCAACACCAAAGCCTCTTGTTTGCGGTTCCCTGGCTGTAAGTGCTTCTAAGCACACTAATTCTACTTCATCATCTCCTTGA
- the LOC112802057 gene encoding acid phosphatase 1 yields MASVASFFFPLLLLLSAISGISSETAIRLPSENLVAGGNRKVRADDGVFCDSWKLAVETNNAGNWKQIPARCAAFVQAYMTGGQYSSDLEVIGKLSSEFARSVKLVGDDRDAWVFDIDETLLSNLPYYEETGFGTEIFNETSFDEWVKLAKAPALLPSFSLHNELQELGFKIILLTGRSEQQRSATEANLLFAGYRNWERLILRGPSDQGKTAAQYKSEKRSELVEEGYRIHGNSGDQWSDLWGFAVASRSFKLPNPMYYIA; encoded by the exons ATGGCTTCGgttgcatcattcttcttcccTCTCCTTCTGCTCCTCTCAGCGATCTCTGGCATCTCTTCCGAAACCGCGATCCGTCTCCCGTCGGAGAATCTCGTCGCCGGAGGGAATCGGAAGGTCCGCGCCGACGATGGCGTATTCTGCGATAGCTGGAAACTCGCCGTAGAGACGAACAACGCCGGGAATTGGAAACAAATTCCGGCGAGGTGCGCGGCGTTCGTGCAGGCGTACATGACCGGGGGACAGTACTCGTCGGATTTGGAGGTGATCGGAAAACTGTCGTCGGAGTTTGCGAGGAGCGTGAAGCTGGTCGGAGATGATAGAGACGCGTGGGTGTTCGATATCGACGAAACTCTTCTATCGAACTTGCCGTATTACGAAGAGACCGGGTTCGG GACAGAGATCTTTAATGAAACATCCTTTGATGAATGGGTGAAATTGGCCAAGGCTCCAGCTTTGCTACCAAGTTTCAGTTTGCACAATGAGCTTCAGGAGTTGGGATTCAAAATAATTCTGTTAACTGGGAGAAGTGAGCAGCAGAGGAGTGCCACTGAGGCAAACCTTCTATTTGCAGGGTACAGAAACTGGGAGAGGCTTATCTTAAG AGGCCCTTCTGACCAAGGTAAAACAGCTGCTCAGTACAAGTCTGAGAAGAGATCAGAGTTGGTGGAAGAAGGCTACAGGATCCATGGCAACTCTGGTGATCAGTGGAGTGACTTATGGGGTTTTGCTGTGGCATCACGCTCTTTTAAACTCCCAAACCCAATGTATTATATTGCTTAA